One part of the Kwoniella dendrophila CBS 6074 chromosome 5, complete sequence genome encodes these proteins:
- a CDS encoding mitochondrial import inner membrane translocase subunit TIM9 produces MDFSQFNGTEQAHMTKVIEKKQMQDFMRLYSGLVERCFNACAQDFTSKALTTNESTCVQNCTDKFLKHSERVGARFAEHNAGEWRSPHFII; encoded by the exons ATGGATTTCTCTCAATTCAACGGTACAGAACAAGCTCATATGACAAAAGTCATTGAGAAGAAACAA ATGCAAGATTTCATGAGATTGTATTCAGGTTTAGTAGAAAGGTGTTTCAATGCATGTGCTCAAGATTTCACTTCAAAAGCTTTAACAACAAATGAG TCAACATGTGTTCAAAATTGTACAGATAAATTCTTGAAACATTCTGAACGTGTAGGAGCTAGATTCGCTGAACATAATGCTGGTGAGTGGAGATCTCCTCATTTTataatatga